A single region of the Raphanus sativus cultivar WK10039 chromosome 1, ASM80110v3, whole genome shotgun sequence genome encodes:
- the LOC108839344 gene encoding uncharacterized protein LOC108839344, whose protein sequence is MSFLGGRLAGKEAAYFFQESKHAVNRIAEKSPPTTGKKLPPSPADIQPDVLPEILRHSLPPRLYGPPPHPSSLSQFSKWNLPSDPNAVVSVSPDVLNPLRGYVSLPQVTFGRRRWDIPESESSVLASTANELRRDRYGTPVNPDKLRAAGEGLQHIGKAFAAATVIVFGSATLVFGTAASKLDMRNADDIRTKGKDLFQPNMESMKEKVEPLRTWAENMSKKWHVESNDSTIKEKPIFKELSRILGPKA, encoded by the exons atgagtTTTCTGGGAGGGAGACTCGCGGGAAAAGAAGCAGCCTACTTTTTCCAGGAATCCAAACACGCCGTTAACCGCATCGCCGAGAAATCTCCACCCACCACCGGCAAAAAGCTTCCACCTTCTCCGGCGGATATTCAACCGGACGTTCTTCCGGAGATTCTGCGCCATTCTCTTCCTCCTAGACTCTACGGTCCTCCTCCCCACCCTTCCTCCCTCTCCCAATTCTCCAAATGGAATCTTCCCTCCGATCCAAACGCAGTCGTTTCCGTTTCCCCCGACGTCTTGAATCCTCTCAGAGGCTACGTTTCTCTCCCTCAGGTCACCTTTGGCCGCAGAAG ATGGGATATACCGGAATCTGAGAGTTCGGTTTTGGCGTCAACAGCTAATGAATTGAGGAGAGACAGATATGGAACTCCTGTCAATCCTGACAAGTTGAGAGCTGCTGGTGAAGGCCTCCAACACA TTGGAAAAGCATTTGCAGCCGCCACTGTTATCGTCTTTGGCTCAGCCACATTGGTTTTTGGAACGGCAGCCTCGAAGCTTGACATGCGTAAT GCTGATGACATAAGAACTAAAGGCAAAGATCTGTTTCAGCCTAACATGGAGTCAATGAAGGAAAAAGTAGAGCCCTTAAGAACTTGG GCCGAAAACATGTCGAAGAAGTGGCATGTTGAGAGTAACGATAGTACTATCAAGGAGAAACCAATCTTCAAGGAGCTTTCTAGGATTCTTGGTCCCAAAGCTTGA
- the LOC108858565 gene encoding LOW QUALITY PROTEIN: putative isocitrate dehydrogenase [NAD] subunit-like 4 (The sequence of the model RefSeq protein was modified relative to this genomic sequence to represent the inferred CDS: deleted 1 base in 1 codon) translates to MSYRSISLLKSLNRITGTSRIQKRCRSHKPRPVTVIHSNVTNAVAQVMDAMHAPVYFETYDIKGNMNYFPWEVVDSIRKNKVCLSDRLKTSLCSPARKELNLFVSMVNCYGQKGNENVDIVVIRENTRSQYAGREHEVVPGVIQTFQVTMTKFWSDRIAKYAFEFAQFNKRKKVTATTTREKDENFMKLADTFFLESCQEVAKLYPSITYDEISVDNCSLRLVETPERFDVIITPNLYGDIIVNVAAGISGRGNGNIIMHGGSFGVEYAVYEQVGSVGNDENPITLLFSSVMMLRHLQLPLFADRLETALKRAVSQGQIFRNCSNVTTQEVVDAVIANLD, encoded by the exons ATGTCCTACCGATCAATATCTCTCTTGAAGAGTCTCAATAGAATCACTGGCACGTCTCGAATTCAGAAACGATGCAGAAGTCACAAACCTAGACCCGTGACGGTTATCCATAGTAATGTGACTAACGCGGTGGCGCAGGTGATGGATGCAATGCACGCTCCGGTCTACTTTGAGACATACGACATAAAGGGAAATATGAATTATTTTCCGTGGGAAGTGGTGGACTCAATACGGAAGAACAAAGTGTGCTTGAGTGACAGACTCAAGACTTCCTTGTGTAGTCCTGCAAGGAAGGAGCTCAACCTC TTTGTATCTATGGTCAACTGCTACGGTCAGAAGGGTAACGAGAATGTTGACATCGTGGTGATAAGAGAAAACACAAGAAGTCAATATGCAGGGCGTGAGCATGAAGTTGTTCCCGGTGTAATCCAGACCTTTCAGGTGACGATGACAAAGTTCTGGTCAGACCGTATAGCAAAGTATGCTTTCGAATTTGCTCAATTCAATAAGAGGAAGAAAGtcacagcaacaacaacaagagaaaAAGACGAAAACTTCATGAAACTAGCTGATACTTTCTTTTTGGAATCTTGTCAAGAAGTTGCTAAGCTGTATCCAAGCATCACTTACGACGAAATATCTGTTGATAACTGCAGTTTGCGACTTGTAGAGACACCAGAGCGATTCGACGTCATTATTACTCCAAACCTCTACGGGGATATAATTGTAAACGTTGCTGCTGGTATATCTGGAAGAGGCAATGGTAACATTATTATGCATGGAGGAAGTTTTGGTGTTGAATATGCTGTATATGAGCAAGTTGGATCAGTAGGAAATGATGAAAATCCTATAACCTTACTTTTCTCTTCTGTTATGATGCTGAGACATTTGCAGCTTCCTTTATTCGCTGACCGCCTTGAAACTGCCCTGAAGCGTGCTGTCTCTCAAGGTCAAATATTTAGAAACTGCAGTAATGTTACTACACAGGAGGTTGTTGATGCTGTAATTGCAAATTTGGATTGA
- the LOC108836008 gene encoding uncharacterized protein LOC108836008 — MDPGEDRSEAKRQQQHMNMVGYVADSEYGIPTRCPCGGRIINEVRGKDHYDTLPGKRFFTCIHYEGDGLHYRQPWVIGVQEQLEILTKRVEEAEQLIKWVPELKQQIEGLEAEVKGLTGVVDHLNAEVYNLTVQVGRLEKACFD; from the exons ATGGATCCCGGTGAAGATAGAAGTGAGGCAAAGAGGCAACAGCAGCACATGAATATGGTGGGATACGTGGCTGATTCTGAGTATGGGATTCCGACGAGGTGTCCCTGTGGTGGGAGGATAATTAACGAGGTGAGGGGGAAGGACCACTACGACACTCTTCCTGGCAAGCGGTTCTTCACGTGCATTCACTACGAG GGTGATGGTTTACACTATCGGCAGCCTTGGGTGATTGGTGTCCAGGAGCAACTCGAAATCTTGACTAAGCGTGTGGAGGAGGCTGAGCAGCTGATCAAGTGGGTGCCGGAGCTCAAACAACAGATTGAGGGACTGGAG GCAGAGGTTAAAGGCCTCACGGGGGTTGTTGATCACCTGAACGCTGAGGTTTATAACCTCACTGTGCAGGTTGGACGCTTGGAGAAGGCCTGCTTCGACTAA